The Streptomyces durmitorensis genome contains the following window.
CCCGGCCAGGCCGGGCGGCAGGACCCGCCCACGTACACACTGTGCGGCCCGGACGGAAAGCCGTACCCCAGCAGCACGCCGGGCACCCTCGGCGGACACCGCCGCGGGCGCCTCTACGGCCGCCTCGACTGCCCCTCCGCCCTGCGGGCCGTCGCCCGCGGCCCCTACGCCACCCACCGGGTGTTCTTCCCCGACGAGGCCACCGCCATCGCGGCCGGCCACCGCCCCTGTGCGGTCTGCCTGCCCGCTCAGTACGCTCGCTGGAAAGCAGACCCAGAAAGCACCGGCACACCATGAGCATTCTGACGGAGCGGGAGTCCTCCCGCTCGCCCCTCATCGGCGCCCCCGCGGCGGCCGCCGACCTGCCCGCGCCCGCCCCGCACACCGCAGCTGAACTCACCGCCCTCATCGGCCTGTTGACGCTCCCGAAGGCGCGGATCGGGACCGTCGCCATCGGGCACAGTCGCGACGCGGCCTCCCGGGACGCCGCCGAAGCCTTCGCCGCCGCGTGGACGGCCCGCGGCGGCACGGTCCTCACCACGGTGAGCTGGCCCGAGACGGCCGCGTCCTGGCTGCGCCCCGCGCACCGCCTGGCCGCCCAGATCCCGGACGCCTGGGTCATGGCAGCGGCCCCTCTCGGCCTCGCCCAGCTGGCCCGCCGCCTGCGCCACTCCACCGACTGGGACCCGGCCCGCACCTACGCCTTCGCCTCCCTCCAGGACTCCCGCGTCCCCGCACTCGCCGGAGACGACGTGCTCCACGGCCTGCGGGGCGCCACCGCCGACGGCGACACCTGGCACGTGCGCCACCGCTGGGTCACCACCCACCTGCGCGCCGAGGTGAGCGAGTGAGCGCCCTGATCCCCCGCCCCACCACGGAGATCGCCCCCGGCGCGGTGCACGTGCCCCAGTGGCTCACCCTGGAGCAGCAGCGCGAACTCGTCACGGCGTGCCGCGGCTGGGCCACCGGGCCGGTGCCGATCCGTCACACGCGGCTGCCGCGCGGCGGGGTCATGTCCGTGCAGACGGTGTGCCTCGGATGGCACTGGCAGCCCTACCAGTACACCCGCACCGCCGGTGACGTGAACGGCCGGCGGGTCGCCGCGTTCCCGGACTGGATGGTCGAGCTGGGCCGCAGGGCGCTGACAGCGGCGTACGCGGACGCGCCGACCGCGGCCGACTGCACCCCGGACACGTACACCCCGGACACGGCGCTGATCAACTTCTATGACGGGCAGGCCAGGATGGGCATGCACCAGGACAAGGACGAACGGTCGTCGGCCCCGGTGGTGTCGCTGTCCATCGGCGACACGTGCGTCTTCCGCGTGGGAAACACCGAGACCCGCACCAAGCCCTACACCGACATCGAACTGGCCTCCGGCGACCTGTTCGTCCTCGGCGGCCCCTCGCGTTACGTCTTCCACGGCGTGCCCAAGGTCCACGAGGGCACCGCGGACCCCGCCACCGGCCTGACCTCGGGCCGCCTGAACATCACGATGCGGGTCACCGGCCTGCCCGGGTGACCCGCGCGACTACTCGAACCGCGAGGTGTCGCCCGCCCCTCGGCGCACGATCTCGGCCTCACCGCCGGAGAAGTCGATGACCGTGGTCGGGCTCGTGCCGCAGTCGCCCGAGTCGACCACGGCGTCCACCACGTGGTCGAGCCGCTCCTTGATCTCCCAGCCCTGCGTCAGCGGCTCCTCCTCGTCGGGCAGGAGCAGCGTGCTGGAGAGCAGCGGCTCACCGAGCTCGGTGAGCAGGGCCTGCGTGACGACATGGTCGGGGATCCGGACGCCGACGGTCTTCTTCTTCGGGTGCAGGAGCTGGCGCGGCACCTCCTTCGTCGCGGGCAGGATGAAGGTGTAGCTGCCCGGCGTCGCGGCCTTGATCGCACGGAACACGTCGTTGTCGATCTGCACGAACTGACCCAGCTGCGCGAAGTTCTCGCAGACCAGGGTGAAGTGGTGGCGATCGTCGAGGTTCCGGATCTTGCGGATCCGGTCGAGGCCGTCGCGGTTGCCCAGCTGGCACCCCAGCGCGAAACAGGAGTCCGTCGGATACGCGATGAGCGCCCCGGAGCGGATGCTGTCGGCCACGGTGCTGATGCTGCGCGGCTGGGGGTTCTCGGGGTGCACGTCAAAATACTTCGCCATCCGCCGAGCCTACGGGATCGCATCAGCAGTCCCTGGTTTCTCAGGGGTCGCATTGCCGCACGCGGCTAGTCATCGTCGACCACGCTGATCAGCGCGAGCGTGACGTTGTCGGGGCCGCCGGCGTCGATGGCGGCCTTCCACAGTTCGAAGACCGCACGGCCGCCGTCGTGGGCCGCGAGGATGTCGTCGAGAGTGTCCTCGGGCACGGGGTCGGTCAGGCCGTCGGAGCACACCAGATAGCGCTCACCCCCGACGATCGGCAACGTGCTGACATGCGGCGTGACCGCGCTGAACCGGAGCGCACCGCCGAGCGCCTGCGTGACGATCGACGTGGTGCGCCGGCCCGGTGCGGGCGGCGGGCTGTCGTCGACGCTCACCTGGCGCAGCGTCCCGGGTGTGCCGCTGCGACCGACGTCGAGCACTCTGCTGTCACCGACGTTGAACACCAGCAGCTCCTCGCCGAGGACCACGACACCCGCGACCGTCGTCCCCATGGTGGTCAGCTCCGGATCGTGCTCGGCAGCCGCGTACACGGCGTGATTGCAGGCGTTCAGCGCGTCCTGCACGGCCTGCTCACTGTCGAGCGACGAGCCGACCTCCGCCAGCTGCCGTACGACGAGACCGCTGGCCACCTCGCCGCCGGGCTGGCCGCCGATGCCGTCGGCGACCGCGACGACCAGGGGGTTGCCGAGCGGGAACCCCAGGGTCTGCGGGTTCTCGGTCATGGTCCCGCACAGCGTCCATGGGCCGACGGCCAGACTGTCCTCGTTGTGATCGCGCACGAGCCCGGGGTGGCTCAGCGCGGTGACCGTGATGTACGGCATCCCTGTCCCGCCTCTCCGCAACGGCCAGGCGTGCTCCGCACCACCATTGTCACGCCGGGAGCCTCCCTCGGCTCAGTGGCGGACCGTGGCCACCCTCTGCCCTGCGGTGACCACACCGTGCCATGGTGAGGGATCCGGCTGGTCTGGACCAGCCTCCGGTCGTGGTGAGGAGCGTACGCATGCGCGGCACAACGGTCTTGCCCGGCGAGGGGAACAGCGGATTACCGGGGAGCGGGCCGCCCGGCGACGACGGGATGCCGACGCATCGCCTGGAAGTGCCCATGCCCAACGCGCTGCCGTTCGCCATCGGCACGTTCGACACCATCGGGCCGATGTCACGTGCGTCGTTCCCGCACCGGCACACGTTCCACGAGATCGTCCACGTCACGGGCGGCACCGGCGGTCACGTCGTCGATCTGACCCGCTTCGCGCTGAGTCCGCCGAACCTGTGCTTCATCGCACCGGGCCAGGTCCACCACTGGGAGAACGTCACCGGCCTCGACGGGCGCGTCATCCTCTTCACCGACGACTTCCTCCTGGACCACCCCGCGGATCGCCACGCGCTGCGAGGGCTCGGGCGGCGCTCCTGGCTCGAACTGCCCGACGAGGCGGCCGAGCCGACCGCGCGCCTCGTCGCCGATCTCGACGGCGAGTACCAGGCGGGTGCCGACGGATTCCAGAGCGTGCTGCGGGCCCTGCTGCACGTCCTGGTGGTGCGGGCGGCGCGGCTGCCCGCGCACCAGCCGACGGCGCCGCCGCCCGCGCAGCGCTCGCGGCCCGGCTCGGTCGCCGCGGAGTTGATGACCCTGCTCGGCACCCCGGAGGGTGCCCGGCGCTCCGTCCGGGCGTGCGCGCAGCAGCTGGGAGTCTCCGTGAGCTATCTGGGCGAGGCGGTGAAGGCGTCCACCGGCCGCACGCCCGGCGAACTGATCCGGCAGGCCCGGGTGCACGAGGCCAAACGCCTCCTGCTGCGTACGGAGTTGTCGGTCCGTCAGATAGCGCTGCGGGTCGGCTTCGGCGACCCGGCCTACTTCTGTCGCTTCTTCCGCAGGGAGACCGGCACGAGCCCGGGGGACTTCCGGCGCGGCGGTGGCGATATTCACCACGACCACCGTCTTGAGTCCATCGCCCGCACCCGGCCGTCCGCATAACTTCGGAGCCGATCCGGAACCCACCCCACCCCCTCAGGAGGAGCGATGGAGCACGAGATCGGCACGACCGGAGACGGCATACGCGACGGCGCCGGCGACAGCGGCGGGACCAGCGAACCGAAGGCGCACCAGGGCGGCGGCCCCAGCCGCAAGACCGTCCTGAGAGCGGCCGCCGCGGTGGGCATGGCCCTGCCGGTGGCCCTCATGGGAGTCCCCGCCCTTGCCCGGACCGCGGGGGAGCGCGGCGTGGCGCCGGAGGCGACCCCGGCCTGCGACGACGGCGACGATCCGACGCCCCCGCAGATGGAGGGCCCGTACTTCAAACCCAACTCCCCCCGGCGCACCTCGCTCCTGCAGCCCGGCACCCCGGGCGTCCGGCTCACCGTCACCGGCTACGTCTTCGGGCGTGCCTGCCGGCCGATTCCCCGGGTCCTGATGGACTTCTGGCAGGCCGACACCTACGGGACGTACGACAACACGGGTTTCCGCTTCCGGGGGCACCAATTCACCGACGCCAACGGCGCGTTCAGGCTCACCACGGTCGTGCCCGGCCTCTACCCGGGCCGCACCCGGCACCTGCACGTCAAGGTGCAGGCCCCTGGGCGCCCGGTCCTCACGACCCAGCTGTACTTCCCCGGTGAACCGCGCAACAACACGGACCCGATCTTCGACGCCCGGCTGCTCATGAACGTACGCACCGTCGGGAACGCGAAGGAGGCCGACTTCGACTTCGTCCTGAACGTGCCGCAGCAGCCCTGACCGGAAAGTGGCCTGCCGCTCGGCCTCCCGGTGAGGCGGCCGAGCGGCAAGGGGCGCGTACAACCTTTGGTGACCTCGGAGGGTCAAGTGATCGGCCGGCATGAACCGGTGGTGAACTCCACCGGGCAGCCGCCCCACCGCACTCTGAACCAAGGGAACCCGTATGTCGCGAGCCAGCCGCACAGCCCGTCGCACCCTGCCCCTGATGGCCGCCTCCCTGCTCGTGGGCAGTGGCCTCTCGGCCCTGGCCCTCGGGGCGGGCAGCGCCCAGGCGGCCACGCCGGCCACCGACGCGGGCCGCGCGAGCGCCGCCGCGGGGAAGGCGACGGACGACCTGAACGGCGACGGCTACGCCGACCTCGTCGTCGGCGCCCCGGGCGGCACGGTCTCCGGCAAGGCCAAGGCCGGGTACGTCGTGGTGACCTACGGCTCCAAGGACGGCCTCGACCCGGCCAAGAAGAAGATCATCAGCCGCTCCACGAGCGGTGTGCCCGGCGCGGCCACCGCCAAGCAGGAGTTCGGCAGGCACGTCACCAAGGCCGACCTGGACCAGGACGGGTACGGGGACCTGGTCGTCGGCACCGGCGTCAAGGCCGGTGGCTCGGTGATCCTGTGGGGCTCCGTGAGCGGCCCGACCGGCGGCACCGCGATCGACACCTTCGGATTCGCCCCGCAGGCGGCGGACTTCGACGGCGACGGCACCACCGACCTGGCCCTGTTCGACCTGGTGGGTTCGCACG
Protein-coding sequences here:
- a CDS encoding Ada metal-binding domain-containing protein, producing the protein MNPGQAGRQDPPTYTLCGPDGKPYPSSTPGTLGGHRRGRLYGRLDCPSALRAVARGPYATHRVFFPDEATAIAAGHRPCAVCLPAQYARWKADPESTGTP
- a CDS encoding ABC transporter substrate-binding protein, which produces MSILTERESSRSPLIGAPAAAADLPAPAPHTAAELTALIGLLTLPKARIGTVAIGHSRDAASRDAAEAFAAAWTARGGTVLTTVSWPETAASWLRPAHRLAAQIPDAWVMAAAPLGLAQLARRLRHSTDWDPARTYAFASLQDSRVPALAGDDVLHGLRGATADGDTWHVRHRWVTTHLRAEVSE
- a CDS encoding alpha-ketoglutarate-dependent dioxygenase AlkB family protein yields the protein MSALIPRPTTEIAPGAVHVPQWLTLEQQRELVTACRGWATGPVPIRHTRLPRGGVMSVQTVCLGWHWQPYQYTRTAGDVNGRRVAAFPDWMVELGRRALTAAYADAPTAADCTPDTYTPDTALINFYDGQARMGMHQDKDERSSAPVVSLSIGDTCVFRVGNTETRTKPYTDIELASGDLFVLGGPSRYVFHGVPKVHEGTADPATGLTSGRLNITMRVTGLPG
- a CDS encoding L-threonylcarbamoyladenylate synthase is translated as MAKYFDVHPENPQPRSISTVADSIRSGALIAYPTDSCFALGCQLGNRDGLDRIRKIRNLDDRHHFTLVCENFAQLGQFVQIDNDVFRAIKAATPGSYTFILPATKEVPRQLLHPKKKTVGVRIPDHVVTQALLTELGEPLLSSTLLLPDEEEPLTQGWEIKERLDHVVDAVVDSGDCGTSPTTVIDFSGGEAEIVRRGAGDTSRFE
- a CDS encoding PP2C family protein-serine/threonine phosphatase codes for the protein MPYITVTALSHPGLVRDHNEDSLAVGPWTLCGTMTENPQTLGFPLGNPLVVAVADGIGGQPGGEVASGLVVRQLAEVGSSLDSEQAVQDALNACNHAVYAAAEHDPELTTMGTTVAGVVVLGEELLVFNVGDSRVLDVGRSGTPGTLRQVSVDDSPPPAPGRRTTSIVTQALGGALRFSAVTPHVSTLPIVGGERYLVCSDGLTDPVPEDTLDDILAAHDGGRAVFELWKAAIDAGGPDNVTLALISVVDDD
- a CDS encoding AraC family transcriptional regulator, with the protein product MRGTTVLPGEGNSGLPGSGPPGDDGMPTHRLEVPMPNALPFAIGTFDTIGPMSRASFPHRHTFHEIVHVTGGTGGHVVDLTRFALSPPNLCFIAPGQVHHWENVTGLDGRVILFTDDFLLDHPADRHALRGLGRRSWLELPDEAAEPTARLVADLDGEYQAGADGFQSVLRALLHVLVVRAARLPAHQPTAPPPAQRSRPGSVAAELMTLLGTPEGARRSVRACAQQLGVSVSYLGEAVKASTGRTPGELIRQARVHEAKRLLLRTELSVRQIALRVGFGDPAYFCRFFRRETGTSPGDFRRGGGDIHHDHRLESIARTRPSA